One genomic region from Salvia hispanica cultivar TCC Black 2014 chromosome 2, UniMelb_Shisp_WGS_1.0, whole genome shotgun sequence encodes:
- the LOC125205627 gene encoding uncharacterized protein LOC125205627 isoform X3, with amino-acid sequence MERPLLLVFSLIWLFIVKDASLNEVDCLRLLQSFSTSLFEPRPHGRGSDDMDIEESQILSKRGLVTEEVVELPILRQVYDMINAAGSKGLTTTEVCKRLGLCCKEYHKRYFKPLMSIFGVHSLKESHKKGEVFRLWTSCNFKPEASNMTPIEGETVRQGVIESKSLAVNQYLLKDSSQPVKMLDTSMYVGNNNGDNESVNDAAGKTEASNCMTVDECSTGPLVLCNTQSSDVEQCTGVLAEEPLQGSMPVPNFNVPDTHHLALVNSPKRRSHPRSSSLAFHASSSRKEQHIIKILEEEKILLKPELHRHLESLETEKNTVMDRKTLERILNKIQQEGNCKCIHVSVPGVTNCGRSRTTEVVLHPSVFNVSSELLTQIHDKMRCFDIQLRKEAYMLQKKSKSVPILDNVQRIPCSVQGQPEHAGLMRANGFVLAKMVRTRLLHTFLWGSVCSSPGWDQALFFSDHSRDLENPHSSCKLFELNLSIRSMPLELFLQVVGSTEKLDVLEECKSGLLLRDLPMEKQNCLIDTRASNRLSYLVDILRRLKLIRLMSKGNAEDGSSSLHTTLTYALEFKPYLEEPTSTVSSSGHLADLRPQIRHDFVLSSKKAVDEYWGTLEYCYAAAKSKAALLAFPGSAVSQIFHPKSWASARVMTAAQRAELLKRIAQDGSKKKLSFKDCEKIAEDLNLTLQQVLRFYDDKRRQYAARPTSSVDAEGEELQAVNGKRTVSSRKRRRASDRISSKLANEHSGLEAANSLLDPDKQPTVEQGSLTATMKDDDDQSQRNSERLSEEDKGVYSFKRALSRLNPARQKKFFWSEEAERQLVIVYARHRAARGAKFHRTEWLSISNLPAPPDACKRRMALLNSFIPFREAVMKLCTILSDQYAKYIEKFQDKMSINADSEEMIRGPASEEAGMLEKWANFDEDIIKVALDDVLRCKRLAKLNAARETFPEQEISVHDDVEDCGQSGQLSSTEQRLRKKLHINTGATILRQMHESVAVANAVELFKLIFLSKSKAPEAPTLLAETLRRYSEHDLCAAFNYLREKKIMIGGGSGQFELSQTFLHSITSTEFPADTGSRAAKLALWLHERENDLVEEGIEAPSDLQCGEVFSLCTLLSSGELSITPLLPNEGVGETEDNRPSKRKSDTAEPDGGSPQKLRKTFAGDSEMSSRREKGFASIKLCLKRETIPRIMAMDSLGKVNMYPTPFLGGNDQSNISSALDDIADHASDIIDTGTIDHPTFQLSESQWEAMTDYAKHLFSSCSYEVNSLLLQPDLFKTLYSAIQKSGDNGLRMKEIQKFLNIKEEKILEVIIDVLEAFGRALKVNAYNSVHVVDSLYRSKYFLTSIDDRVAHHLKSQRKTKDGEASPFDLDNQREILAASEDMINTNDIEGHRVTILNCPIGVTDPPEVASTKVTRVENLECCSTHSNRICRPLLPWMNGDGTINELIYNRLLRRVLGIVVLNPGILEDEIINRMQGLNPQSCRQLLQMMILNNHITTRKMQQMTSSQPPSILANLLGDTCKKSKLVCRVHFFANPSTTTLL; translated from the exons ATGGAGAGACCTTTGTTGTTAGTGTTTTCTCTCATCTGGCTTTTCATTGTCAAAGATGCATCCCTTAAT gaGGTTGATTGTTTACGTCTACTTCAAAGTTTCTCAACATCACTTTTTGAGCCAAGACCTCATGGACGTGGATCTGATGATATGGACATAGAAGAATCacaaattttgtcaaagagAGGACTAGTTACTGAAGAAGTTGTAGAGCTTCCCATCTTGCGTCAGGTGTATGACATGATTAATGCTGCAGGGTCAAAAGGATtaaccactacagaa GTATGTAAAAGGCTTGGACTATGCTGTAAGGAGTACCACAAGCGATATTTTAAACCGTTGATGTCTATATTTGGTGTTCATTCTTTAAAGGAAAGCCACAAAAAAGGCGAGGTCTTCCGACTTTGGACATCTTGTAACTTCAAACCAGAAGCATCCAACATGACACCCATTGAAGGAGAAACAGTTCGTCAGGGAGTTATTGAATCTAAATCACTAGCTGTGAACCAGTACCTTCTTAAGGATTCATCTCAGCCTGTGAAGATGCTAGATACTTCTATGTATGTAGGGAATAACAATGGAGATAATGAAAGTGTGAATGATGCAGCTGGCAAAACTGAAGCTTCTAACTGTATGACTGTGGATGAATGTTCTACTGGTCCGCTTGTGTTATGCAATACACAGAGTTCTGATGTGGAGCAATGCACTGGGGTACTTGCCGAGGAACCATTGCAGGGAAGTATGCCAGTACCTAACTTTAATGTGCCAGACACACACCATCTTGCTCTTGTAAATTCTCCAAAGCGTCGATCACATCCAAGGTCTTCCAGTCTTGCATTTCATGCATCCAGTTCACGGAAGGAGCAGCATATAATCAAGATTTTGGAG GAGGAGAAAATCCTATTAAAACCTGAGCTCCACAGGCATCTTGAGAGTCTTGAGACGGAAAAGAACACAGTGATGGATAGGAAGACCTTGGAACGTattcttaacaaaattcaGCAAGAAGGAAATTGTAAATGCATCCATGTGAGTGTCCCAGGCGTGACAAATTGTGGTCGCAGCAGGACAACAGAAGTTGTCCTCCATCCTTCAGTTTTTAATGTCTCATCTGAATTATTGACTCAAATCCATGATAAGATGAGGTGTTTTGACATCCAACTGCGAAAGGAAGCATATATGCTGCAGAAGAAAAGCAAATCAGTTCCTATATTAGACAATGTGCAGAGAATCCCCTGTAGCGTGCAGGGCCAACCAGAGCATGCAGGATTGATGCGTGCTAATGGATTTGTGCTGGCAAAAATGGTTAGGACAAGGCTTCTTCACACCTTTCTTTGGGGTTCGGTCTGCAGTTCCCCTGGTTGGGATCAAGCTTTATTCTTTAGTGACCATTCTCGTGATTTAGAAAATCCACACAGCTCTTGTAAGTTATTTGAGTTAAATCTATCAATTAGGTCAATGCCACTTGAACTGTTTTTACAAGTAGTTGGATCTACTGAAAAGTTGGATGTGCTCGAGGAGTGTAAAAGCGGCTTGTTACTTCGTGATCTTCCtatggaaaaacaaaattgccTGATAGATACTAGAGCATCTAATCGCTTGTCGTATCTAGTCGACATACTACGGCGTTTGAAG CTCATTCGTCTAATGAGCAAGGGGAATGCAGAAGATGGATCCAGCAGCCTCCACACTACTCTTACTTATGCATTGGAATTTAAGCCTTACCTTGAGGAACCAACATCAACTGTTTCATCATCTGGCCATTTAGCTGATCTACGCCCTCAAATCAGACATGATTTTGTCCTTTCGAGTAAAAAAGCTGTGGATGAATACTGGGGTACTCTGGAGTATTGTTATGCTGCAGCTAAATCAAAGGCCGCATTACTCGCATTTCCCGGATCTGCAGTTAGTCAG ATATTTCATCCAAAATCATGGGCATCTGCCCGGGTCATGACAGCTGCCCAGCGAGCAGAACTTCTGAAGCGCATAGCTCAAGATGGCTCAAAGAAGAAGCTTTCATTCAAAGACTGTGAGAAGATTGCTGAAGATCTCAATTTGACACTGCAGCAG GTGCTCCGTTTCTATGATGACAAGAGGCGGCAGTATGCTGCTAGACCTACGAGTTCTGTGGATGCTGAAGGTGAAGAGCTTCAGGCAGTCAACGGAAAACGTACAGTATCTTCACGGAAGAGGAGGCGTGCATCAGACAGAATTTCCTCAAAGCTTGCAAATGAACATTCAGGTCTGGAGGCAGCTAATTCTTTGTTAGATCCAGATAAGCAGCCTACTGTAGAACAAGGTTCTTTGACAGCTACTATGAAAGATGATGATGACCAGTCTCAGAGAAATTCTGAAAGGTTGAGTGAAGAAGATAAGGGGGTCTATTCTTTCAAGCGAGCACTATCACGGTTGAACCCAGCACGGCAGAAAAAGTTTTTTTGGTCAGAGGAGGCTGAGAG GCAATTAGTGATTGTATATGCTAGACACCGAGCTGCTCGGGGGGCAAAATTTCACCGTACAGAATGGCTGTCAATTTCAAATCTCCCAGCACCTCCTGATGCGTGCAAAAGAAGAATGGCGTTGTTAAATAGTTTTATCCCTTTCAGAGAGGCTGTTATGAAACTATGCACTATTCTTTCAGACCAATATGCAAAGTACATTGAGAAGTTCCAGGACAAGATGTCGATTAATGCAGATTCTGAAGAGATGATTCGTGGTCCTGCCTCTGAAGAAGCTGGCATGCTTGAGAAATGGGCTAATTTTGATGAGGATATTATTAAGGTTGCATTGGATGATGTCTTAAGATGCAAAAGATTGGCTAAGCTGAATGCTGCTCGGGAAACGTTCCCGGAGCAGGAAATAAGCGTGCATGAT GACGTCGAAGATTGTGGTCAGAGTGGTCAATTATCAAGCACCGAGCAACgtcttagaaaaaaattgcatataaATACGGGTGCAACAATTTTGAGACAG ATGCATGAATCAGTTGCTGTTGCAAATGCTGTGGAGCTATTTAAGCTTATCTTTCTAAGCAAATCGAAAGCTCCAGAAGCACCGACTTTACTGGCCGAAACACTACGTCGTTATTCTGAGCATGACCTCTGTGCTGCTTTTAATTacttgagagagaagaaaattatG ATTGGAGGTGGCAGTGGTCAATTTGAATTATCACAGACCTTCTTGCATAGTATCACTTCAACTGAATTTCCCGCTGATACTGGAAGCAGAGCTGCTAAGCTTGCTCTCTGGCTtcatgagagagaaaatgatttAGTCGAAGAGGGCATTGAAGCTCCATCAGATCTCCAGTGTGGTGAAGTATTTTCTTTATGTACACTACTATCTTCAGGTGAACTGTCAATTACCCCATTGCTACCCAATGAAGGTGTTGGAGAGACAGAAGATAACAGACCTTCTAAACGTAAAAGTGATACCGCAGAGCCTGATGGCGGATCaccacaaaaattaagaaaaacattTGCTGGGGACAGTGAGATGTCTTCTCGGAGAGAAAAAGGGTTTGCCAGCATAAAGTTATGCTTGAAACGTGAAACAATTCCAAGAATAATGGCCATGGACTCGCTCGGAAAGGTGAACATGTATCCAACCCCATTTCTTGGTGGAAACGATCAAAGCAATATTTCGTCTGCTTTGGATGACATTGCTGATCATGCAAGTGATATTATTGATACTGGGACGATAGATCATCCCACTTTCCAGCTTAGCGAATCTCAATGGGAAGCTATGACGGACTATGCCAAGCATCTATTTTCTTCATGTTCTTATGAAGTAAATAGTCTGTTGCTTCAACCCGACTTATTCAAAACACTCTATTCAGCCATTCAGAAGTCTGGTGACAACGGTTTGAGAATGAAAGAGATCCAAAAATTTCTGAACATCAAGG aagagaaaatattggAAGTTATAATCGATGTGCTTGAAGCATTTGGGCGAGCGTTAAAG GTCAATGCTTACAATTCAGTTCACGTGGTTGATTCTCTATATCGATCGAAATATTTCTTGACCAGTATAGATGATCGTGTTGCTCATCATCTCAAATCGCAAAGGAAAACCAAGGACGGTGAGGCTTCACCTTTTGATCTTGATAATCAAAGGGAGATTTTGGCTGCCTCGGAGGATATGATCAACACAAATGACATTGAAGGACACAGagtcacaattttaaattgtccCATAGGCGTCACAGATCCTCCTGAAGTTGCTTCGACCAAAGTGACTAGAGTAGAAAATCTTGAATGCTGTAGTACTCATTCAAATAGGATATGTAGACCCCTGTTGCCATGGATGAATGGAGATGGTACTATAAATGAGCTTATATACAACAGGCTTCTTCGCCGTGTTCTTGGTATTGTTGTGCTAAATCCAGGGATATTAGAG GATGAAATCATAAATCGGATGCAAGGTCTAAATCCTCAG AGCTGCAGGCAGCTGCTACAGATGATGATTCTGAATAACCACATAACTACCCGAAAAATGCAGCAGATGACATCTTCTCAGCCTCCATCCATTCTGGCAAATCTTCTTGGTGATACATGCAAAAAGTCTAAGCTGGTATGTCGAGTCCATTTCTTTGCGAATCCCTCGACCACAACCTTGTTGTAG